In Papaver somniferum cultivar HN1 chromosome 1, ASM357369v1, whole genome shotgun sequence, a genomic segment contains:
- the LOC113315793 gene encoding putative F-box protein At3g16820 gives MEYFNLLPEEITLDIISRLPTEDVLECKLVCSNWRSLVRDPSFSKMHLDHLHHPAADSEIDKVGKHREISGFGYVASTNVYKVVRMMFEDETEFMEAHIYTLGSRNGWRNIGKFDLGADGCYQEGIFVNGVLYWLDYDSEMMVTFDLAEEEFCEHLALPSPPEYDYHDYYLGVLDGCLSFAIKVISDGATCWDVWLLRNKDDNQGVKQQEVHHSLGWVKVFTTVDGYGLFAVTKSYAALTYYSNHINIHHLDASTSKMIVDFRERFSSVIPHKNTFVSLKELGEEDTKIM, from the exons ATGGAGTATTTCAATCTTTTACCGGAAGAGATTACGTTGGACATTATCAGTCGATTACCCACTGAAGATGTTCTGGAATGCAAATTAGTTTGCTCGAATTGGAGAAGTCTTGTTCGCGATCCATCATTCTCCAAGATGCATTTagatcatcttcatcatcctgCGGCTGATTCTG AAATTGACAAAGTTGGAAAGCATCGTGAGATTAGTGGATTTGGTTATGTTGCTTCAACCAATGTGTACAAAGTTGTAAGAATGATGTTTGAGGACGAGACCGAGTTTATGGAAGCTCACATATACACTCTAGGGAGTAGAAATGGATGGAGAAACATTGGAAAGTTTGATTTGGGAGCCGATGGATGTTATCAAGAAGGTATCTTTGTCAATGGTGTTCTTTATTGGCTGGACTATGATTCAGAAATGATGGTTACCTTCGATTTGGCTGAGGAGGAGTTTTGTGAACATCTGGCACTTCCTTCCCCACCAGAGTATGATTACCATGATTATTATCTAGGGGTTTTGGATGGGTGTTTGTCTTTTGCTATTAAGGTAATTTCCGATGGAGCTACATGTTGGGACGTGTGGCTATTGAGAAACAAGGATGATAATCAAGGCGTCAAACAGCAAGAGGTACATCACTCATTGGGTTGGGTTAAAGTGTTTACCACGGTTGATGGCTACGGATTGTTTGCCGTTACAAAGAGTTACGCTGCCTTAACTTACTACTCTAACCATATCAACATTCACCACTTGGATGCTTCAACCTCAAAAATGATTGTGGATTTCAGAGAACGTTTTAGTAGTGTAATACCTCACAAGAACACCTTTGTTtcattgaaagaattaggggaagaAGATACAAAGATAATGTAA